A region from the Pseudomonas cucumis genome encodes:
- a CDS encoding EAL domain-containing protein, with translation MIDGQPLACFQPFIDTATGRIAGVEALGRLRQADGQLTSVGPLFADPRTPAIALRRLDRQIRDDALSRLHEAPPDWFLSLNISPRWISRLRRDQALPSLKQLSRHGVDAQRIVFEITELGGDSQRLAEVVARYRQAGARIAIDDFGAGYSQLDRVLALQPDILKLDMRLFQAAALGGPSSDVVKALAQMAEKTGCWIIAEGVETEAQLNFALECGSRYVQGFLFARAQADFFATDAFVERFAQLRQRYVQQKLAERARLMIMRQQLSELMTILQAWAQASAPLSTLPQLEAFPWLLRFYQCDRHGTQLTPNLEWRNNGWEADNRYLGHNWSWRPYFYHLLAEGWDERRLTLSNTYRDATSNQYCLTAGQFFDNGERLLLIDIDAAGL, from the coding sequence GTGATCGACGGGCAACCGCTCGCCTGCTTTCAGCCGTTCATCGATACTGCCACGGGCCGCATCGCTGGCGTCGAAGCGTTAGGTCGACTGCGTCAGGCCGACGGCCAATTGACCTCAGTAGGACCGCTGTTCGCCGACCCGCGAACCCCCGCCATCGCCCTGCGTCGTCTCGATCGCCAGATTCGCGATGATGCGCTGAGCCGTCTGCATGAAGCGCCCCCGGACTGGTTTCTCAGCCTGAACATATCGCCCCGCTGGATCAGTCGCTTGCGCCGGGACCAGGCACTGCCAAGCCTCAAGCAGCTGAGCAGGCATGGCGTCGACGCGCAGCGAATCGTGTTCGAAATCACCGAACTGGGCGGCGACAGCCAACGTCTGGCCGAAGTCGTGGCCCGTTATCGACAAGCCGGGGCGCGGATCGCCATTGATGATTTCGGTGCCGGTTACTCTCAGCTTGATCGCGTGCTGGCCCTGCAACCGGACATTCTCAAGCTCGACATGCGGCTATTCCAGGCCGCTGCATTGGGTGGCCCCAGCAGCGACGTGGTAAAGGCACTGGCGCAAATGGCGGAGAAAACCGGCTGCTGGATTATCGCCGAGGGCGTGGAAACCGAAGCTCAACTGAATTTTGCCCTGGAGTGTGGTTCGCGCTACGTACAGGGCTTTCTGTTCGCCCGTGCGCAAGCTGATTTCTTCGCCACTGATGCCTTTGTCGAGCGCTTCGCGCAACTGCGCCAGCGCTATGTTCAGCAAAAACTGGCTGAGCGCGCTCGCCTGATGATCATGCGCCAGCAACTCAGCGAACTGATGACCATCCTGCAAGCCTGGGCTCAAGCCAGCGCGCCCCTCAGCACCTTGCCGCAACTGGAAGCGTTTCCCTGGCTGTTGCGTTTTTATCAATGCGACCGCCATGGCACGCAGCTGACCCCCAACCTGGAATGGCGCAACAACGGCTGGGAAGCCGATAACCGCTACCTGGGCCATAACTGGTCATGGCGCCCCTACTTCTATCACTTGCTGGCCGAGGGTTGGGATGAGCGCCGGCTGACGCTTTCCAACACCTACCGCGATGCCACCAGCAATCAGTACTGCCTCACCGCCGGGCAATTTTTCGATAACGGCGAGCGACTGCTGCTCATCGATATTGATGCTGCGGGGCTGTAG
- a CDS encoding ammonium transporter produces the protein MENLQSAVDSLVHSSNTLFILIGAVMVLAMHAGFAFLEVGTVRQKNQVNALSKILSDFAISTLAYFFIGYWISYGVTFMQPAAVITADHGYGLVKFFFLLTFAAAIPAIISGGIAERARFVPQLCATALIVAFIYPFFEGMIWNGNFGLQAWLLERFGASFHDFAGSVVVHAMGGWLALAAVLLLGPRQGRYRDGRLVAFAPSSIPFLALGSWILIVGWFGFNVMSAQTLQGVSGLVAVNSLMAMVGGTVAALIVGRNDPGFLHNGPLAGLVAICAGSDLMHPVGALVTGAIAGALFVWCFTAAQGKWRIDDVLGVWPLHGLCGVWGGIACGIFGQTALGGLGGVSLISQLIGTSLGVIVALAGGFAVYGAIKAFHGLRLSQEEEYYGADLSVHKIGAVSQD, from the coding sequence ATGGAAAATCTGCAAAGTGCTGTGGACAGTCTGGTCCATAGCTCCAATACGTTGTTCATCCTTATCGGTGCGGTCATGGTCTTGGCCATGCACGCCGGTTTTGCCTTTCTCGAGGTGGGTACGGTTCGACAAAAGAACCAGGTCAATGCCTTGTCGAAAATCCTCAGCGACTTCGCCATCTCGACCCTGGCCTACTTCTTTATAGGCTATTGGATTTCTTATGGGGTCACTTTCATGCAACCGGCGGCGGTGATTACTGCCGACCATGGCTATGGGCTGGTGAAGTTTTTCTTTCTGCTGACCTTTGCTGCGGCGATACCGGCAATCATTTCGGGAGGCATCGCCGAGCGTGCCCGGTTCGTCCCTCAGTTGTGTGCGACGGCGCTGATCGTGGCATTCATCTATCCCTTCTTCGAAGGCATGATCTGGAATGGCAACTTTGGTTTGCAAGCCTGGTTGCTGGAACGGTTCGGTGCCAGTTTTCATGACTTCGCAGGCTCCGTGGTGGTTCACGCCATGGGCGGCTGGCTGGCACTCGCGGCGGTGTTGTTGCTCGGCCCAAGGCAAGGTCGTTATCGCGACGGAAGACTGGTGGCATTCGCACCGTCGAGCATTCCCTTTCTTGCGTTGGGTTCGTGGATTTTGATCGTCGGCTGGTTCGGCTTCAACGTGATGAGCGCCCAGACCCTGCAAGGGGTCAGCGGGCTGGTGGCGGTGAACTCGCTGATGGCCATGGTCGGCGGCACCGTGGCGGCGTTGATCGTCGGGCGCAATGACCCGGGCTTCCTGCATAACGGCCCATTGGCCGGGTTGGTGGCGATCTGTGCAGGCTCGGATCTGATGCATCCGGTGGGCGCGTTGGTGACCGGTGCCATCGCCGGGGCACTGTTTGTCTGGTGCTTTACTGCGGCTCAAGGCAAATGGCGTATCGATGATGTGCTGGGCGTCTGGCCTTTGCATGGACTGTGTGGTGTCTGGGGCGGGATCGCTTGCGGCATCTTTGGTCAAACCGCCTTGGGTGGTTTGGGGGGCGTGAGCCTGATCAGCCAGTTGATCGGCACTTCTCTGGGGGTGATCGTAGCACTGGCCGGCGGTTTTGCGGTGTATGGCGCGATCAAGGCGTTCCATGGTCTGCGCCTGAGCCAGGAAGAGGAGTATTACGGCGCGGACTTGTCGGTGCACAAGATCGGTGCCGTGAGTCAGGATTGA
- a CDS encoding DUF883 family protein: protein MARTTAKTAQEVLMEDFQTLVTDTERLLEHTKSLAGDQADELRQQIHDSLLRARETLRLTEDSVRERGKAAVTATEDYVQANPWQSVGIAAGVGFLIGLLATRR from the coding sequence ATGGCACGCACCACAGCAAAGACTGCTCAAGAAGTTCTGATGGAAGATTTTCAGACGCTGGTCACCGACACTGAAAGGTTGCTGGAACACACCAAATCCCTGGCTGGCGATCAAGCCGATGAGTTGCGCCAGCAGATCCATGACAGTCTGCTGCGCGCGCGGGAAACCCTGAGATTGACCGAAGACTCGGTGCGCGAGCGCGGCAAAGCTGCTGTCACCGCCACGGAAGATTATGTCCAGGCCAACCCATGGCAATCGGTCGGAATCGCGGCTGGCGTGGGTTTCCTGATTGGCCTGCTAGCCACTCGGCGCTGA
- a CDS encoding cation:proton antiporter, whose translation MFANLLIIFTSSLVVIALFQRLRLPPVLGYLCVGLMIGPTAFNWVNESEDLPDLAELGVVFLLFSLGLEFSLSKMLALRQVVFGLGSLQVLLSGIVLGGLLMLFGMPTISALLLGAGLALSSTAIVSKELSSLGELFSRHGQNAIAVLLFQDVVAVLLLTLVPVFAGSSDQAWYWALPLTLGKTIVLFVGLLLVSRWFLPRLFHEVAGSRSAELFVLLALVIVLLTAWLTHLLGLSPALGAFLAGMLLGESHYRHQIEADIRPFRDILLGVFFVSIGMLIDLRLFASHGLLILGLTLVLLLIKGTVVALLVKWRGSDVETAWRSGLALAQGGEFCFALMAQMQQNKLMPADFGGLLLAATFCSMLVTPLLLRAAPHIATRLHHKPNEEAELEEISALNAGLHNHVVICGYGRVGQSIGRVLRNVDQPYIALDTDPVRVQEAAVNESCVHYGDSRRGELLVAIGLERARLLVVAVDQTDIALLILKEARRFNPSVSILVRTRDDSQLAELKAAGASEVVPELLESSLMLASHALIMLGIPGQQVRDRVDQVRRDRYRLLHGFYPGTDDEER comes from the coding sequence GTGTTCGCCAATCTGTTGATCATCTTCACCTCCTCTCTGGTGGTGATTGCGCTGTTCCAGCGCCTGCGCTTGCCACCGGTGCTGGGCTACCTGTGCGTGGGGCTGATGATCGGGCCGACAGCATTCAACTGGGTGAATGAAAGCGAAGATTTACCCGACCTTGCCGAGTTGGGCGTGGTCTTTTTGCTGTTTTCTCTCGGGCTTGAGTTTTCCTTGTCGAAAATGCTCGCACTGCGCCAAGTGGTTTTTGGCCTGGGCAGCCTGCAAGTGCTGCTTTCCGGGATAGTGCTGGGGGGGTTGCTGATGCTATTTGGCATGCCAACCATATCTGCACTGTTACTCGGTGCCGGTTTGGCGCTGTCGTCCACCGCAATTGTCAGCAAGGAGTTGAGCAGCCTCGGTGAGCTTTTCAGCCGCCACGGCCAGAATGCCATTGCCGTGCTGTTGTTCCAGGACGTGGTCGCGGTGTTGCTGCTGACCCTGGTGCCGGTGTTCGCCGGCAGCAGCGACCAGGCCTGGTATTGGGCGCTGCCATTGACGTTGGGCAAGACTATCGTGCTGTTCGTCGGTCTGCTGCTGGTCAGTCGCTGGTTTTTGCCCCGCCTGTTTCATGAAGTCGCCGGGTCCCGCTCCGCTGAGCTGTTCGTGCTGTTGGCGCTGGTGATCGTTCTGCTGACGGCCTGGCTGACTCACCTGCTCGGTCTCTCCCCAGCCCTGGGCGCCTTTCTCGCCGGCATGCTACTGGGGGAAAGCCACTACCGGCATCAGATCGAGGCGGACATCCGTCCGTTTCGCGACATTCTGCTCGGGGTGTTCTTCGTCAGCATCGGCATGCTGATCGACTTGCGACTGTTTGCCAGCCACGGCCTGCTGATTCTCGGTCTGACGCTGGTGTTGCTGCTGATCAAAGGCACCGTGGTCGCGCTGCTGGTCAAATGGCGCGGCAGCGATGTCGAAACCGCCTGGCGCAGCGGCCTGGCATTGGCTCAAGGGGGCGAATTCTGCTTTGCCCTGATGGCGCAGATGCAGCAGAACAAACTGATGCCCGCTGACTTCGGTGGCCTGCTGCTGGCCGCCACGTTCTGCTCGATGCTGGTAACGCCTTTACTGCTGCGCGCAGCTCCCCACATCGCCACACGTTTGCACCACAAGCCCAACGAAGAAGCCGAGCTCGAAGAAATCAGCGCGCTCAATGCAGGCTTGCACAATCACGTAGTAATTTGTGGCTACGGCCGCGTAGGCCAATCCATCGGGCGGGTCCTGCGTAATGTAGATCAACCTTACATTGCGCTGGATACCGACCCGGTGCGGGTTCAGGAAGCAGCCGTCAATGAAAGCTGTGTTCATTACGGCGACTCACGTCGCGGCGAGTTGCTGGTCGCGATAGGGCTGGAACGCGCCAGACTGCTGGTGGTCGCCGTGGACCAGACGGACATCGCACTGTTGATCCTCAAGGAAGCACGCCGCTTCAACCCGAGCGTGTCGATCCTGGTGCGCACACGGGACGACAGTCAGTTGGCCGAGTTGAAGGCCGCCGGCGCCAGCGAAGTCGTACCCGAGTTGCTGGAGTCGAGCCTGATGCTCGCCTCCCACGCGCTGATCATGCTGGGCATACCCGGCCAGCAGGTGCGAGACCGGGTCGACCAGGTACGGCGTGACCGTTATCGCCTGCTGCACGGTTTTTACCCCGGCACCGACGATGAAGAACGCTGA
- a CDS encoding phage holin family protein, translating into MAIGESGPSATGTGSSPRRLGAAFLGLLHSHVELFGIELQEQKARTVSLLLFAGLTLVFALLLLVGLSTLVLILFWDTYRLPAIIGLCVFYTLAALFCAMRLRAAIFDESSPFHGTLEELANDRERLLP; encoded by the coding sequence ATGGCGATCGGCGAATCCGGCCCGTCCGCGACGGGCACCGGCTCATCACCGCGGCGCCTCGGTGCCGCGTTTCTTGGACTGCTGCACAGTCATGTCGAACTGTTCGGCATTGAATTGCAGGAACAAAAAGCACGCACCGTAAGCCTGTTGCTGTTTGCAGGCCTGACGCTGGTGTTTGCCTTGTTATTGCTGGTGGGGTTGTCGACGCTGGTGTTGATCCTGTTTTGGGACACCTATCGCCTGCCCGCAATTATCGGGCTGTGTGTGTTCTATACCCTCGCAGCGTTGTTCTGTGCGATGCGCTTGAGAGCAGCGATTTTCGATGAGTCCTCGCCCTTCCACGGCACCCTGGAAGAGTTGGCCAATGATCGGGAGCGTCTGTTGCCATGA